One genomic window of Corythoichthys intestinalis isolate RoL2023-P3 chromosome 18, ASM3026506v1, whole genome shotgun sequence includes the following:
- the LOC130906880 gene encoding odorant receptor 131-2-like: MQPFLQSNATVRVGFVERIATITLTTAFCSIIFFINGAMLFTLRSKGVFRETARYILLFNLLLVDTLQLSISQLMYCLSASRFTLSYPVCVLLALFANLLTRMSPVLLVAMSLERYVAVCHPLRHASITTVRNTGVVVYALWSFCFFNVVIQAFLFVYYFPFGQLESLQMTQLCSYKLLLVVSAGHIHHTVSTFFVFISAGLSIIFSYLAVIIVARSMATNKDSSTKARNTLLLHLFQLGLCLLSMLYTILLTRIATFFEWLDFMRLQCFLFICFILLPRGLGSLVYGLRDQSLRVPFLYHLCCHVALSVASD; the protein is encoded by the coding sequence ATGCAACCTTTTTTGCAGTCCAACGCGACTGTCAGGGTGGGCTTTGTGGAGCGGATCGCAACCATCACCCTGACCACCGCCTTCTGCTCAATCATCTTTTTTATCAACGGGGCTATGTTGTTCACCTTGAGGAGTAAAGGTGTTTTTCGAGAAACGGCGCGCTACATCCTGCTGTTCAACCTGCTGCTTGTAGACACGCTTCAGCTAAGCATCAGCCAGCTAATGTACTGTCTGAGCGCCTCTCGCTTCACCCTCTCGTATCCCGTGTGCGTCCTTCTAGCCTTGTTTGCCAATCTTCTCACTAGAATGTCTCCTGTACTGCTAGTCGCAATGTCATTGGAGAGATATGTGGCTGTGTGCCACCCTCTCCGACACGCCTCCATCACTACCGTCAGGAACACGGGGGTGGTCGTGTACGCCTTGTGgagcttttgttttttcaatgttGTCATTCaggcatttttatttgtatattattTTCCTTTCGGCCAGCTGGAGAGTCTGCAAATGACACAGTTGTGCAGCTACAAATTACTACTTGTTGTGTCTGCCGGTCACATCCACCACACAGTTTCCACGTTTTTTGTGTTCATCTCAGCaggtctgagtattattttcagcTACTTAGCCGTAATCATTGTGGCCAGATCAATGGCTACAAACAAAGACTCCTCAACTAAAGCTCGTAACACACTGTTGCTGCACCTGTTCCAGTTGGGCCTCTGCCTCTTGTCAATGCTCTACACAATTCTGTTAACAAGGATCGCCACTTTCTTTGAATGGCTGGATTTCATGCGACtccaatgttttttgttcataTGCTTTATCCTACTGCCCAGAGGTCTGGGTTCGCTGGTGTACGGCCTGAGAGATCAGAGCCTCAGGGTTCCGTTTCTGTACCATCTCTGCTGTCACGTTGCATTGTCAGTCGCTTCTGATTAA
- the LOC130906881 gene encoding odorant receptor 131-2-like — MSNATSRVGFVERIAAITLTTAFCSIIFFVNGAMLFTLRNKGVFRETARYILLFNLLLVDTLQLSISQLMFCLSAFRFTLSYPVCLLLCLLASLLTKMSPVLLVAMSLERYVAVCHPLRHASVTTVRDMAVFVCTLWSFCLSIFFSYVAVIIVARSAAADKDSPTKARNTLLLHLFQLSLCLLVGFVERIVTITLTTFSYSIIFFVNGAMLFTLRSKGVFRETARYILLFNLLLVDTLQLSVSQLMYCLSASHFTLSYPVCGFLCLFASLLTRMSPVLLVAMSLERYVAVCHPLRHASVTTVGNTAVVVYALWSFCFFTVLIQAFLFIYHYPFDQLESLQMRQLCSYNTLLLVSAGQIHHTVSTFFVFISAGLSIIFSYVGVIIVARSMATNKDTPIKARNTLLLHLFQLGLCLLSVLYITLLSKIATFFEWLVFMRLQCFLFICFILLPRGLGSLVYGLRDQSLRVLFLYHLCCHVELSVAPD, encoded by the exons ATGTCCAACGCGACCTCCAGGGTGGGTTTTGTGGAACGGATCGCAGCCATCACCCTGACCACCGCCTTCTGCTCAATCATCTTTTTTGTCAATGGTGCTATGTTGTTCACCTTGAGGAATAAAGGTGTTTTTCGTGAAACGGCGCGCTACATCCTGCTGTTCAACCTGCTGCTTGTAGACACGCTTCAGCTAAGCATCAGCCAGCTAATGTTCTGTCTAAGCGCCTTTCGCTTCACCCTTTCGTATCCCGTGTGCCTCCTTCTCTGCTTGTTGGCCAGTCTTCTCACTAAAATGTCTCCTGTACTGCTAGTCGCAATGTCATTGGAGAGATATGTGGCTGTGTGCCACCCTCTCCGACACGCCTCCGTCACTACTGTCAGGGACATGGCGGTGTTCGTGTGCACCTTGTGgagctttt GTCTGAGCATTTTTTTCAGCTACGTGGCCGTAATCATTGTGGCCAGATCAGCGGCCGCAGACAAAGACTCTCCAACTAAAGCTCGTAACACACTGCTGCTGCACCTGTTCCAGTTGAGCCTCTGCCTCTT GGTAGGATTTGTGGAGCGGATCGTAACCATCACCCTAACCACCTTCTCCTACTCAATCATCTTTTTTGTCAACGGGGCTATGTTGTTCACCTTGAGGAGTAAAGGTGTTTTTCGGGAAACGGCGCGCTACATCCTGCTGTTCAACCTGCTGCTTGTAGACACGCTTCAGCTAAGCGTCAGCCAGCTAATGTACTGTCTGAGCGCCTCTCACTTCACCCTCTCGTATCCCGTGTGCGGCTTTCTCTGCTTGTTTGCCAGTCTTCTCACTAGAATGTCTCCTGTACTGCTAGTTGCAATGTCATTGGAGAGATATGTGGCTGTGTGCCACCCTCTCCGACACGCCTCCGTCACTACCGTCGGGAACACGGCGGTGGTCGTGTACGCCTTGTGGAGCTTttgttttttcactgttctcattcaggcatttttatttatatatcattATCCTTTCGACCAACTGGAGAGTCTGCAAATGAGACAGTTGTGCAGCTACAACACCCTGCTCCTTGTTTCTGCCGGTCAAATTCACCACACTGTTTCCACGTTTTTTGTGTTCATCTCAGCAGGCCTGAGCATTATTTTCAGCTACGTGGGCGTAATCATTGTGGCCAGATCAATGGCCACAAACAAAGACACCCCAATTAAAGCTCGTAACACACTGCTGCTGCACCTGTTCCAGTTGGGACTCTGCCTTTTGTCAGTGCTCTACATAACTCTGTTATCAAAGATCGCCACTTTCTTTGAATGGCTGGTTTTCATGCGActccaatgttttttgtttatatgcTTTATCCTACTGCCCAGAGGTCTGGGTTCGCTGGTGTACGGCCTGAGAGATCAGagcctcagggttctgtttctgTACCATCTCTGCTGTCACGTTGAATTGTCAGTCGCTCCTGATTAA
- the LOC130906882 gene encoding odorant receptor 131-2-like, which translates to MQPFLLSNVTVRVGFVERIAAVTLTTAFCSVIFFVNGAMLFTLRRKGVFRETARYILLFNLLLVDTLQLSISQLMYCLSASRVTLPYPVCVLFCLFVSLLTRMSPVLLVAMSLERYVAVCHPLQHASVTTVGNTAVVVYALWSFCFFTVLIQAFLFIYYFPFDQLESLQMTEFCSYNTLLLVSAGQIHHTVSTFFVFISAGLSIIFSYVGVIIVARSVAADKDSPTKARNTLLLHLFQLGLCLLSVLYITLLSRIATFFEWLLFMRLQSFLFVCFILLPRGLGSLVYGLRDQSLRVPFLYHLCCHVALSIASD; encoded by the coding sequence ATGCAACCTTTTTTGCTGTCCAACGTAACTGTCAGGGTGGGCTTTGTGGAGCGGATCGCAGCCGTCACCCTGACCACCGCCTTCTGCTCAGTCATCTTTTTTGTCAACGGGGCTATGTTGTTCACCTTGAGGAGGAAAGGTGTTTTTCGTGAAACGGCGCGCTACATCCTGTTATTCAACCTGCTTCTTGTAGACACGCTTCAGCTAAGCATCAGCCAGCTAATGTACTGTCTGAGCGCCTCTCGCGTCACCCTCCCGTATCCCGTGTGCGTCCTTTTCTGCTTGTTTGTCAGTCTTCTCACTAGAATGTCTCCTGTACTGCTAGTTGCAATGTCATTGGAGAGATATGTGGCTGTGTGCCACCCTCTCCAACACGCCTCCGTCACTACCGTCGGGAACACGGCGGTGGTCGTATACGCCTTGTGGAGCTTttgttttttcactgttctcattcaggcatttttatttatatattattttcctTTCGACCAACTGGAGAGTCTGCAAATGACAGAGTTTTGCAGCTACAACACCCTGCTCCTTGTGTCTGCCGGTCAAATCCACCACACTGTTTCCACGTTTTTTGTGTTCATCTCAGCAGGTCTGAGCATTATTTTCAGCTACGTGGGTGTAATCATTGTGGCCAGATCAGTGGCCGCAGACAAAGACTCCCCAACTAAAGCTCGTAACACACTGCTGCTGCACCTGTTCCAGTTGGGCCTCTGCCTCTTGTCAGTGCTCTACATAACTCTGTTATCAAGGATCGCCACTTTCTTTGAATGGCTGCTTTTCATGCGACTCCaatcttttttgtttgtatgcTTTATCCTTCTGCCCAGAGGTCTGGGTTCGCTGGTGTATGGCCTGAGAGATCAGAGCCTCAGGGTTCCGTTTCTGTACCATCTCTGCTGTCACGTTGCATTGTCAATCGCTTCTGATTAA